The following is a genomic window from Myxococcales bacterium.
AATCGAGCTTTTTCGATCAAAAATCGTGCAGAACTTTCCCCATGAGCATGCCGCGAAAACACCTGGACATTGATGGTGAGCTCGCGGTGCCCAACTAAATCAATATTGGCACCACCGTCTCTAAAACGGTAATAACCGGCATCTCTGCCTACGCTAATACACTGACCCAAGGACAATATGCCAAATGGCTTTCGCATCATTTTGCGGGGCTCATCATCCCACACAAAAGGAATACCCACAGCTGAGCGAAAAACATGCTCCAAAGTTATTTGCAGGCCTGGCCATTGCTTCATGTGCCACCTCTTATTTCATGAGTAATTTTTCCCTTTAAAATTCCATGATCGATAAGCGGCTTGGAGCTACCCTTTCGTTTGATGGTTTCGGGTTTTAATGCAGGCTCAATGCCATTATTGATGCTCTGCACCATGTCGCTTTTAACCACTTCACCAAATTGGATGAGCGCTTGCTTCTTGCTTAAACGGCCTAAAACGACTTTGTCTTGTAATTGTCGCAAAAGCCTGATGTGGTCTTTATGCTTTCTGTCACAGGTTGATCTTATGAATGACCTGGACGGTATGTTTTGGTCGCGAGAACCATATTCATGAACCATGGCCAAATCGACCATCGAAAATTTTTTGTCATCGTCATGAGGCTCATCCTGCAAAATGCCCAGGACAAATTGGTAGACCACGTGTAAAAGCTTTGAAACTCAAGAAGCCCAAGGATGTCGTTTTTTGAAAGTAAACCAATCATAACCAATGTTTCTTGGTACGGTGGTGGCTCAAGAGTTGTAGACCTGGTAAGCGGTTTTGGGTTTTGGTTTCGCCAGGGAAATGGACTTGTCAAAGTACGCTGGGTCTACGTTCGAGATAAATCAGGCACCCATCGAGATGAGTATCTCTATTCCACAAATATGAGTCTCACGCCAGAACAGATCGTGTCAATCTACACAAGTAGATGGGCTATCGAAGTGACTTTTCAAGAATGCAAAGAGCATTTGCAACTAGAAAAAACCCGAGTTTGGTGCAAGAACTCAGTACTCACTCTCGTGCCACTGATTTTTGGTTCATACAGCCTAATAGTTCTTCTTTATCACAAAAACAACGAGCAGCTTTCTGATTGCAGAACTATGTGGTGGCCAAAGAAAGCAAATACCACCTTCTCAAACATGCTCTTGAGCATAAGATTTTATCTTTGGAAGCATCACCTATTTCAAAACGGCCCAGGCACCATGCGGATGTTGAATAATAGCAATGAGAATGACAATCTTATTCTTCAAGCGCTTTGCCAGGCCGCATGACGTAGATGATAAAAAAAGCATTATTCAAATTTCGGCCAAAGTCGAGTTGAGGGTAGATCTATTCCAATCTTCTGTTCTCTTGAAGCTGCCGATTCGTTTCAATTTCGGCCAAAGTCGAGCTAAAATCGTTCGGGAAAAAACTCTTGGAGCACCTTGCGACATTCTTCATAGTTGTGAATGTTGATTTGCTTCATTATTTTCTCCCATTCTTTTTCAACAGTTTTTGGAGCCTGCTCACAAAACACACGCAAGGCGCCTGCGTTATTATGGTTAGCCGCAGTGGTAACAGGTGTCCTTTGCCAACGATTGCATAGTTGAATGCTGTTGGGCGCATGCTCCATAATCAGTTTGACAACCTCAAGACTGCAGCTATTACTTGCGGCTTTGTTCAATGGCGTCGACTTATCATGGTCCTGCATAAAAAACAGACTTTGCGCGCGCTCCGCTATCATCTTGATGAGTGGCGTATTGTTATGCTTTGCAGCTTCATGGGCGATGGTTACGTCGCCGTATTTATCTTTTATTATTTTTAGCGCTGAGTCAGGTAAATCGCCGTATTCATCTTCTATTGTTTCTAGCTCTGAGTCAAGTAAATCAACGTAGTTGCTAAATCGATCGAATTGTTTGCTATCAGCTGCGAGCACATATAGCGCTGTCTCATTGATCTCAGAAGATTCAAACAGCAACCATACGGGAAAGCGCTTTGCCACCATATCCATGACAACAAAATTTTTCCTTTTTGCAGCCTCAACCAGTAACGTTTCACATGCTCCATTTTCCTTTTCAAATGCTGGTATTGCAATTTCAAACGCTTGAGCAAACGAATCATTCTCTCCAAGATAGAGATAGCCATATGCAATTGTACGCATGGCTTTTGGAAAGCTCGAAAAAGCTTTTGTCAATTCATCAAGACTCTCCTTTGCGCCATCGGCGTTACGGAAAAGTTTTTTGATATTGTAGTTTCCTACTGTTTTCGCGGCTTCCTTCTTAAGTTCTTCATCATTTCCAATGGAAGCCAAAACTGCCTTTATGCCATTGAGATTTTTTGCCAAAATCGCTGTACAAAACGCTGAATCAATGCATTTATTTGGCAAGCGCAAAAGATCTTCCGACTCTACCAATGAAAAAAGTGAGTAGATGACGTCATTACCCTTCAAAGATTTTGCTGCTGCGCACAGGAGAGCAAAGCGGCTTTTTTCTGGCAGTTGAGCAAATCCCTGCAGGAGCGTTTTGGCGGCATTTTGATCACGAAAGAAGGTGGATGGAAATTTTTCGGCGAGATGCGCCGCAAAAACTCCATCGCTCATGAGCGTGAGCCAATTGCTTTTTACTGTGCTTATGAAG
Proteins encoded in this region:
- a CDS encoding transposase; its protein translation is MSFFESKPIITNVSWYGGGSRVVDLVSGFGFWFRQGNGLVKVRWVYVRDKSGTHRDEYLYSTNMSLTPEQIVSIYTSRWAIEVTFQECKEHLQLEKTRVWCKNSVLTLVPLIFGSYSLIVLLYHKNNEQLSDCRTMWWPKKANTTFSNMLLSIRFYLWKHHLFQNGPGTMRMLNNSNENDNLILQALCQAA
- a CDS encoding ankyrin repeat domain-containing protein — encoded protein: MRLFYKLIYCLFVFMLSSTAALSMEDQKVEVELSNFLAKKDNFSNANPKNLGDEQKNEIIDHLSSVQNGDGQEILQSFLNKLETSYYFNELVKILRARKERAEETPALVFNNLVNILLRPKQISEDVFISFLDDESVFQRDDSQFGYHGSRAIMDILRSGQLKAETARCKRFGIFFGRSCNVARDYFTDHSSNIHKTWNGDIVRGILVLRKDGKACFEYSNASFGSVEEYIVRQDSYDLKNLEAILFASQIDAEKFAKSLQEAPNELGRYRNVPLFVLDYKPLEEPQIKDDFISTVKSNWLTLMSDGVFAAHLAEKFPSTFFRDQNAAKTLLQGFAQLPEKSRFALLCAAAKSLKGNDVIYSLFSLVESEDLLRLPNKCIDSAFCTAILAKNLNGIKAVLASIGNDEELKKEAAKTVGNYNIKKLFRNADGAKESLDELTKAFSSFPKAMRTIAYGYLYLGENDSFAQAFEIAIPAFEKENGACETLLVEAAKRKNFVVMDMVAKRFPVWLLFESSEINETALYVLAADSKQFDRFSNYVDLLDSELETIEDEYGDLPDSALKIIKDKYGDVTIAHEAAKHNNTPLIKMIAERAQSLFFMQDHDKSTPLNKAASNSCSLEVVKLIMEHAPNSIQLCNRWQRTPVTTAANHNNAGALRVFCEQAPKTVEKEWEKIMKQINIHNYEECRKVLQEFFPERF